The genome window tatttgactagtcaactaaaacgaagatgactagtcaacagTTCTGCAATGTGCTGAAGATAAGGAACAGACAAGCTAATCAATCAATTGAGCAAAGGCCAATGGACTACCTAAGTGTGACATGTTTTTGAAAGTCCAAGGCCTTGGTGAGTATATCTGCTAGCTGTTTCTCAGAGGGAACAAATTCCAAAGATAGAATTTTGTCTTCCACAAGATCTCTAATAAAATGGTGCCTAATGTATATATGCTTAGTCCTAGAGTGTTGAACAGGATTTTAGAAATATCTATACCACTCATGTTGTCACAATAGATTAGAAAGCATGATTGAGCAAAACCATAGTCTTCCAACATTTGTCTCATCCAAAGGAGTTGAGTGCAGCAACTCCCAGCTGCAACATACTCTGCTTCAGCAATGGATAAAGAGAtagatttctgtttttttttttttgctatgcCAAGCAACTAGGTTGTTGCTTACATAAAAGACCCTCCCGGAAGTGCTTTTCCTACCGTCACTACAACCTGCCCAATCAGCATCACTATACCCAACAAGATTGACACAAGTGTCATAAGTATACAACAACCCAAACTCAAAAGTTCTACTCACAtattttatgattattttgaCAACAAACAAATGAGACTCTTTGGGATCACTTTGGAACCTAGCACAAAACTCCTACATTATAGGAAATGTCAGGTCTACTTGCAGTCAAGTAGAGAAGGCTTCCTATCTTGCTTCTATAGAGAGTTTTCAATAGGGACAGATGAGCTGAGATTCTGAGGTTGATTATGACAAGTTGACAGGTCAACTGGAACAGAATTGTCAAGAGTTGACTGGTCAACCAATTTGCTAAGGGTTGACCAGTCAACCACTAGATCCAGACCTGGAGATTCTCCCTCAAGAATAGAAGATAAAAGACCATCCTCATCTAATGCCATCTCAGTAGAGGCAGCAAAGtcatcaatattgacatgatGGTTCCGGTCCTATAATTATATACTCTATAGGCTCGGCTTGAAGTGGAATACCCAAGAAAAATTCCTTTGTCACTTTTAGAGTCAAACTTAGCAAGGTGTTCCCAATCTCTTAAGATAAAACATGTGCTACCAAAGACTCTAAAATAAGACACATTGGGTTTCTTACCTTTCCAAAGCACATAGGGAGTTTGTTTGGCACCATACCTCAAAAACTCCCTGTTTGAGatgtaaaccaaaaaaatgttTAGCAAAATTTTTGCTATTGAGCATCACCCTAGCCATCTCAACAAgaactctatttttttttttttcacaacaccattttgctgaggtgtAATAGGTGCAAAGAACTCATGCTTAATTCTCATCACCTCACAAAATTTCAGAAGCTGAGAATTCTCAAACTCATAACCATGATTTGTTCTAATTCTAACAAGAggcagatgactagtcatcttaaCTTTTTGTAAAAGATGGTAGACAGATTTAAACCTTTGAAaggtttttgatttttcaagcaAGAGTGAGACCTAAATAAACCCAAAGAAGTCATCTACAATGGATAGGATGTATTCCTTGCCACCAAGGGAAAATGTTTGGACAAGACCAACAAGATAAATGTGAACAAGTTCAAAAGAAcatgaaattttgttgatCACCCAAGATTCAAAGCACTGTGAGAGAGATGATTGAAAGATATGCATGCAATGAccacatttaaaaataataaaacaaaagaacaaggtGCAAATGCATGACAATGTATCTAGACTCCATGAAGCATATACAAATAAGAGAATGGTCTagatacataaaataaagaaactagtCACCAACATGAGGAAGAACATGGTCTTCCTTCTTGATCCAAACTTGCTTCACTTTTAAGACTTTATGAGGCAAAGAGATCACCTTAGGAATTTTGACAACTTTATAAAGAAGATCATTCACTTGAGTTTGAAGTGAGTCATCATTTACTTTCTTGAAATGAACAAAAGGCTTTTGCTCAAAATTCCTAAAATCAAAACACTTTGGTCTAATGTGTCCTAATGTGCCACAATGATGGCATATAGGAATGAACCTTTTTGGTTGTAGGAAACCAAATTTTGCAAGTGAAGAATGTTTATCTCTTGTACAAACCACAGACTTTACAGTCGCATACCCCTTAAAAGATGACACATGAGTCTTAAACTCACTTTCTTTGGAAACTTGAGACTCAATCCTAAGGATATTACACCTAGGTCGAATGTGTCCTTTCACACCACAATGGTGGCAGGTAGGCACAAATTTGGATTGTGGAAGAGACAGCTTTTCCTTAGAAACAATATTCATGgaatcaaaacccaagttgAGACCATGAACAAATTTTGGAGCTTCTTGAGTTGACACATCTTTGACAAAGATTGTCTCAAATGATGAAGGTGTAGAAGACTCATTCATATATCCTAAACCTCTTTTATCACCAaacaattttccaaaattgagCATTTTATCAATCTTTCCAGCACCAATGGTTAAACCttgaatcttttctttttccaacttAAGTTCATGTTCCaatcttatattttcaaattgtaaaGCATCAAAAGATTCAGATTGTTTAACCATGTTGATTTCAAGTGATTTTATCATCTCAAACAAGTTTTGAACCTCAATGTCTTTCTCAAGTAACATGCATTGCAAATCAGAATTTTCAACCACAAACTTATCATGCACGACTACATTTTCATGCTCAACTAATGACTTTTAAAACTCAAATAAAATCAGTCTATGAAGAAACAAGgatttgtcattttcaagtACATTCAACTTCTTaatcaaatcagaattttctttttcaagagtGCTAACTTTATGATACAATTCATACATGTCAACTTCATTCTCATACAAGCTATCACTCAACTTCTTTTTGGCCATTTTGAGAGTTTCATTCAGTTCATCAAGTTCCTTGACCTTTTCTTCCATCATGAGATTATGTTCTTTGAAATTACAGGTTTCATTGAAAAGCATATCATACTTTTCACATAGTTCCCTGTATGACTGGTCATCTTGTTCCTTGTATGACTGGTCATCTTGTTCTCTATATGACTGGTCATCTTGCATATCATCTCTAGACACAAATTCTTCCTTAACTACATCAACTCTAGCAAGGCTAGAGTtataaacaaaaccaacaaGGGCAAAACTATTTGCCTCTTCATAAGATGAAGTGACATAGTTGTTGGAATCATCACTATCACTATCACTCCATTGTGCACTAATTGACTCTTCTCTCTAATGAGACTTTGTCATGTGGTTATTTGCATATTCCCCATCAATGTGACCAGCACCACCACATAGATAGTACTTTACAACATCCTTCAAACTTTTGTTCTCCCTAAAACCATAAGAGTCCAAAAAATTCATCTCCTTAAAAACATTGTCTTGAGACACACATGTAGACGAACTAGGAAGATTTTGACAATTCCTAGTGACTTTGGTTTTATCTTTGACAACCCTTCTATAATTCTTAACAAATAAGGTAAGCTCATCATGAATGCAAGGAgcaatttgatcaatttttatgtttggacACCTAATACCAATTAGCACCCAAAAGATCTCTCTATTTATGTTAAGAGCTagtgctctgataccaattgaaattggtacataggtgacgaggggtaaatttaaaaaatatttaatcaagAATGCAACAATCTTCACACActctagaccttgaccaaatactcttatgactagtcaactgttagatatgaattataccaaacaataacatacacagagcataccaaTATGTACCTGCAGGCCTAGAGAATTACTAagtctatttaggaagatgagctatacctcctttgtgtaatcttcttctccagtttagcaaagcttgaagcccagttcttcatggcaatgacagctccttctccagctctttcatcccatggcactagcTTGCAAGCTTTAACTCAGAcagaaatgaaatttggattcatggagaaaatgaccaatttcttcaagaaaccatactcttgaagaaatcaatcttgaatctgacctagatgtatatgatagagtgtttgatctagcaagatgaagttttcatatttcaaatgcagttttcaaaaagaaaaaatttggaaaattcaaagatgaaaaatatgaaggttactcttgaggaagaagaagcgaaagtttgctatgaaactttccaaaacttgtCCTCAAAAGTGACAGCTGCCAAATGAGGAATTCTTTGGCTTTTACCAAAAATTCCTAGGTCAGAATAGACACATGGGAGCTGAGAAATTCgtagaaaatgacaaaaaaatggTTAAGCCCCAGTCGGAAACAGTTAGCTGGAAATCCTAATTGAAACAAAGGTTGACTAATCATACAAAGGAAAGATGACTAATCATATGAATgcaagatgactagtcatacgaaGGAAAGATAACTAGTCATAATCTTTAGAAATTTAGTGAATGCAATGTAGTGTAATGCAGAATTTACCTTTGTCAAACGCATTGTTTTCCATCAGAATGTAGGCAAATAAGAACACCTAGAAAAGTAATTCTTAATCTAAACTTAGAGCTTGAGAAACTACAATGATTGTCctattacaaaattgtcaagggaagccaaaagaaaaaactcaaaatgcatacattaacacaTATAGACTATAATCAATTAGTAATCGACgtaattgttttaattttgaatgaCATTAATATTGTTTAAATTCCAAAGGCATTTGCTtgtctaaattattttttgaaattttaatgttttaaatattgcAGCTCCCATGAAAATTTCATGGATCCACCACTGCACGCGATTCGTTTCAAGCAACAAAGTTTTCAATATATTAATGGTACCACTTGTGCAGATGATACCTGctgtaaaagaagaagaaaatggcgTGATCCAGTTATATTCTTCAGAACAAAATCCGAGAGACTCAAGCAGCCTACCTGAACTTGATCAAATTTTGGTTGAGCCAGGCCCAGGTatggaaacaaaaagaactaCTGCCGCTGCTGGTCAGATTCAGAACAAAGCAGTAGCGACAGCTTGGTGGCTGATAAATAGACTGGTAAATTGCTTGGAGTACCCAAGAACTTGGTTGGAAGATACACGTGGCATGCTGATGGTTGTGGCAACCATGATATCAACCACAACTTTCCAAGCTGCAGTTAATCCACCCGGTGGTGTTTGGCAAGacaattatataaatagtaGCGCTGGAGGTACTACTAATTGCACCCATGATAACATATTCTCTGCTGGAACTTCAGTGGCAGGCAGCGGCTTCCCAAAAGACTTCCTCGACTTCGTAACAAACAATACCATCTCGTATATTTCTTCTCTCAGTGTCACCCTTTTGCTTGTTGGCGGATTTCCCCTCCGGAATCGTGTAATTATGTGGCTTTTATCAATGGCCATGTGTCTCACTCTTACTTCTCTGGCACGCACCTATATACATGCTCTTATGATAGTGTTCCCTAATACTGAAATTTACAAATCATATGAAAAGATATCCCAGATATCCATTGTGGTTTGGGTTACATTGCTTGGGATCATAGCTGCAATCCACACCATTCGTCTTATCATTTGGTTGGCGAGGAAGTTGTGGGGCAGGTTCAAGCATAAGATCCCAAAAAGCCTCAGGAACGTGATTGATAGTTTGGTGGATAGTTCGAGAGCACGTCACCGTACCAAAAAATTCTGAGGAGAATACGCCTGTCTGTCGTTTCCTTGTGTATTGGAGCAACTACACCACATTGCTAAAGTAAACCATCTATTTATTGATGAAGAATGTGTTTAAGGAGAACCAGTAGGTCGTGTTTGGCTAGTGAGCTAGCCAATGTTTGCCTTAATTTATTTCTGTTAGAACTTGGATGCTATGTAATATATAAAGATTCTGAGGGATACCATTGTAGGACTCACTTCGCATTGTATTTtactaatccaaaccatctatgtTGTAGAtgctcattcaaagatcatttctacaaaaaatcacttgaatccaataTTGTTTGACCACTCAAGTTGTGTTTGGCTAGTGAGCTTGCCAGTGTTTGCCAGTGTTTGGATTCAACtaatcacttgaatccaataTGTAATGAAAtctttactctttttcttttctttttttttttttttaaatattttttagtggccataaaaaatatatatcatttatTGGCTCAGTCCTTCCCTATTTTCCATTAAAGatataccttttttttaagaTAGAAGCCATTCAAGTTAAGCAAAGCCATGTTGAATGGCTCCAAACTTGGAATCTGATATTTGGGGTTTCCATTGATTATAAGATACTGTTAAATCTTTGTAAGCGCCCATTGAGAAGACACCATTATTTATCCGTGccaaagtgaaaaataattgttaaaaCAAAATGGCACCATTTTGAGGTGCCAATTCAtctttataattaataatacatTTAATACTAGAAGCATATGGTCCCACCAACACCCACAATATTCTTTCGCCGCATTTTCTTTGGCCGGCACAATAcaataattcataattttataaatcacCATATCTATAAGTATAATCATAGTtacataaattaaagtaaaaggtTAATTATGATTATGTCTATTGATACATGTCAAGTATTAACAAAGGTGATGAGCATACACCTtaggttaaagtggtgagcaaaaatatttcctaATTAATGGAAGTTTAAACTAATTTGGATTGTAGCTCATTATTCCATTGCTTAAAAT of Prunus dulcis unplaced genomic scaffold, ALMONDv2, whole genome shotgun sequence contains these proteins:
- the LOC117613303 gene encoding uncharacterized protein LOC117613303 — its product is MVPLVQMIPAVKEEENGVIQLYSSEQNPRDSSSLPELDQILVEPGPGMETKRTTAAAGQIQNKAVATAWWLINRLVNCLEYPRTWLEDTRGMLMVVATMISTTTFQAAVNPPGGVWQDNYINSSAGGTTNCTHDNIFSAGTSVAGSGFPKDFLDFVTNNTISYISSLSVTLLLVGGFPLRNRVIMWLLSMAMCLTLTSLARTYIHALMIVFPNTEIYKSYEKISQISIVVWVTLLGIIAAIHTIRLIIWLARKLWGRFKHKIPKSLRNVIDSLVDSSRARHRTKKF